TTGATCGCTGGTCCGGCCGTCCAATCGTAGCCAATGGTGGGATCATCATGACTGATGCGGCCTTCGTCATCGGGGTTGTAAACGCTGGAAGTCACGTAGAACAAATGCGTCACCCCGCCGCCCAGCACTTTGCAGCCGTGCGCCACCCCCGCCGGAATTCTCACCACCTTGGCGGGATAGTTCTCTCCCATGAAAACCGTTTGCAACTCCCCATGCGTTGGTGAGTCGACGCGCTTGTCATACAGCACCAGCTTCAAATTGCCCACCGGCACATACCACCAGTCAATCTGCTTGCGATGAATGTGCCACGCTTTGGCCACGCCCGGATACATGGCGGAATGGCTGAGCTGCCCGAATCCCTCCGTGAAAAAACCGTCCGTCCGCCGGATGATCTCCCGAAAAAAACCGCGGTCATCGGAATGGGTCGTGAGTTCTTTGATGACAACGCCTGCAATCATGTCTGCTTCCTGTGCTCGTGGAAGGAAATGGTGAAAAGCGACCGGTGACAGTGACCGGTTACGGCACCGCCCGGTCTGACGGCTGCGATACTTTCGTGTGCCCCGACCACCTCCCGGAAAATGAGCCGGGAGCCGCGCCGGCAGCTCACAAATTGACGCCGAATGTAGAGATTCACCGGGGTGAAGTCAACTTGTTTTCGCTTCAGAAGAGCTCGAAAGCGCGCGCGTGCGTTGCGCGCTGGCCGCGCGGCAAGTCTGTCACCGTGAGTGTCAGGCGGTATTTGCCAGGCCGGGCTTCCAACACCTGAATGCTGTGATGCAAATTTTCCTGGCTGCTCGTGCCGCGCGCTTCAAACGCAGAGCTGATGACCACCGGCTGCCGGCCCAGGCCCAACAACCGGCTGACTGCCTGCACCGCACCCGCCACTGGTGAGCGTGCCGCCTGATCACGTTCCACCGTGGTCTCGATGCGGAAACTCGTGGCGCCGCTCTCGTCCCGGCTGAGATTGTAGATTTCGTAGTAAATGTAGATCGGTGCCTGCGCGCGAAAGCGGTGGGAGAGGGAGGGCAGGATGCTGAGTTCGCCCTTGTTGTACATCGCCAGCCCCTCCCCCGCCGGCTCCACGGCCTCCGCCAGCAGAATCGGGCTGACCGCCAGCCGGTCGCCGGAAAAATCCTCGATGCTGATTTCATCCCGCACCACCCCCGAGCGGCGTGAAACCAGATCCAGCGTCTCCAGTGAGAATTTGTAGGTGCCCGGCGGCGCGGTGATGGTCCAGCGTTCGATCAGGACTTCCTGCCCGCCTGGTGTTCCGGCGGGTGCCGTGAGAACTTTGCGATCCTGCCGCCAACTCTGCCGTGGCACCCAATCCGCGGAGCACAGAAAAAAGCCGCGCGCGAGCTGGTATTGCCGCTGCTCTTGTCTGATCGCTGCCGGCTGCAAATCTGCGCTGAACAAGCCATAGTAGATTTCCAGCAGCGTGCTGTCGCTGCGATTGGGAGCGCGAAATTGCGCGATGACGTGCGGCAACGCCAGCGGCTTGCCGCCATGCGGAAAGTCATAGCGCTCCGCCTCCCGCTCGATCTGGCGCTCGTACAGGACTTTGCCGTCGCCCTCCGGATTCCAGCTCCAGGCGAAAGAATAATTGCCGTTGAGAAAGCGATCATCAAAGATCATGTGGAAGCTGCCGTAGTCCCACACTTCTTTGGAGGCGTTGAGCGTGACGTGGCCGGTGGCTGTGGTGCCGAGATCGGCGCGGGTGCGCAGCCGCTGGCACGGAAAGCCGAAGCGAATCAAAACCCGGCCGCGGTCGGTTTGCCAGCCGGCGAGGCCTTTTTCCGGTATGCCGTAGCGCAAATTGGCATAAGCAACGCGGCTGAAATGTTCCAGCAGCCGTTCGTTGGCCGCGGTGAGGAAGAGCGGGTCGCGCGCCTGCCAGAAATCCCGTTCCTGTTGCCGCTGCCGCAGTGTGTCCGAGCTCAGATAGGATTCCAACGCCGCGGGGGAAAGCACGGGCGTCAGCGAAGAAAAGAAGGCCCGCTGTTCCGGCGGCAGCAGGGCGAGCGCGGTGGCAAAGGCTGCGGCTGCCGCCTGCGTGTCCTGGCGCCGTGTGTGGGCCAGCCCCAGCCACAGATACAACTCGGCACGCGCGGAATCGCTGCCAGCCGCGCGGTTGTCATGGCCAAGACCGGCTTGCAACACCGCCGCCATTTCATCATACCGCCCGACCTCGAACAACAGCGCCGCCAGCCGTTGTCGGGCCGGCTGCATATTGGGATCGAGCGCCAGGGCCGTTTCCAGCAAACGCCGGGCTTCCTCGAAATCCTGCTGCGCAAACTCATGGAACGAGAGCGTGGCATTTTCGTGCAGGCTCACCATCTCGCGATAATGCAGCATATCCCGCTCCCTGTACAGTGCGAGATGATAATAGGGGCGGGGATCGGCGGGGGCGATTTTCATCATCTGCTGGAACTGGCGTTTGGCCTCGCCGTCAAAGCCGCGCTCATGCTGCAACAGCGCCAGGCGGTAGCGATACTCCGGATTGCGTGGCTGCAGCGCGATCGCGCGCTGGAAAGCCGCCGCCGCCGCGCGCCGGCTGCGAATGGTGTTCTCCTGCTGCCGCGCCAGTCCGAGCTGGTAGTGGGCCTCGGCATACCCGCCATCCAGGCGTGTGACCTTTTCCAGCCGGCTGATCAAATCAGACAGGGCCAGGCCCGGCCGGTCGGCGAGCGTTTTCTGCAAAAGCTGCCGTGCCCGCTCGCGCTTGCCGGGCTGGGCCTCGCCGCCCGTCAACGGCAGCAGCAACAGCAGAAGTGTGATCAGGAGAATCATCAGCAGGAGGGATGACGAGGCACGGCACGTCTGATCGACGTGTGACATTAACCGCGATAAAAGACCTGGCAATGTTGGTTTGCAAACGAGGCGGCTTTTGTGGCTGACGTTCTTTGAACTCATCCGCCTGCACCCCTGCAAGAGAGAGGCCGGGGATGAAGTCCCGGGCCTCCACAAATTGACTCGAGATTGTCGCGAAGATCATCCTGCGCCATCCCCGGTCAACGATCGATGACCACCACCGCGCCGGGGAAACTGCCCGCCACGACATTTTGCATCGCCGCCGCAGTCCGTGGCCCGGCGGAATTCGGCTCGATCCGGTCATCCCTGAGAATGACGAGATAAAATGGCTGGCGCGAGTTGTCCGGCACAGGCTCGAGCGTCACCTGCACGGCGAAATTGCCGT
The window above is part of the candidate division KSB1 bacterium genome. Proteins encoded here:
- a CDS encoding GWxTD domain-containing protein, which produces MILLITLLLLLLPLTGGEAQPGKRERARQLLQKTLADRPGLALSDLISRLEKVTRLDGGYAEAHYQLGLARQQENTIRSRRAAAAAFQRAIALQPRNPEYRYRLALLQHERGFDGEAKRQFQQMMKIAPADPRPYYHLALYRERDMLHYREMVSLHENATLSFHEFAQQDFEEARRLLETALALDPNMQPARQRLAALLFEVGRYDEMAAVLQAGLGHDNRAAGSDSARAELYLWLGLAHTRRQDTQAAAAAFATALALLPPEQRAFFSSLTPVLSPAALESYLSSDTLRQRQQERDFWQARDPLFLTAANERLLEHFSRVAYANLRYGIPEKGLAGWQTDRGRVLIRFGFPCQRLRTRADLGTTATGHVTLNASKEVWDYGSFHMIFDDRFLNGNYSFAWSWNPEGDGKVLYERQIEREAERYDFPHGGKPLALPHVIAQFRAPNRSDSTLLEIYYGLFSADLQPAAIRQEQRQYQLARGFFLCSADWVPRQSWRQDRKVLTAPAGTPGGQEVLIERWTITAPPGTYKFSLETLDLVSRRSGVVRDEISIEDFSGDRLAVSPILLAEAVEPAGEGLAMYNKGELSILPSLSHRFRAQAPIYIYYEIYNLSRDESGATSFRIETTVERDQAARSPVAGAVQAVSRLLGLGRQPVVISSAFEARGTSSQENLHHSIQVLEARPGKYRLTLTVTDLPRGQRATHARAFELF
- a CDS encoding dTDP-4-dehydrorhamnose 3,5-epimerase family protein; the protein is MIAGVVIKELTTHSDDRGFFREIIRRTDGFFTEGFGQLSHSAMYPGVAKAWHIHRKQIDWWYVPVGNLKLVLYDKRVDSPTHGELQTVFMGENYPAKVVRIPAGVAHGCKVLGGGVTHLFYVTSSVYNPDDEGRISHDDPTIGYDWTAGPAIK